In the genome of Notamacropus eugenii isolate mMacEug1 chromosome 5, mMacEug1.pri_v2, whole genome shotgun sequence, one region contains:
- the GPR12 gene encoding G-protein coupled receptor 12, translating to MNEDLKVNLSWLPQDHLDSSSPENVSAAVSSLIPVIEPEPELIVNPWDIVLCTSGTLISCENAIVVLIIFHNPSLRAPMFLLIGSLALADLLAGIGLIINFIFAYLLQSEATKLVTIGLIVASFSASVCSLLAITVDRYLSLYYALTYNSERTVTFTYVMLIMLWGASICLGLLPVMGWNCLKDESTCSVIRPLTKNNAAILSVSFLLMFALMLQLYIQICKIVMRHAHQIALQHHFLATSHYVTTRKGVSTLAIILGTFAACWMPFTLYSLIADYTYPSIYTYATLLPATYNSIINPVIYAFRNQEIQKALWLICCGCIPSNLSQRARSPSDV from the coding sequence ATGAATGAAGACCTGAAGGTTAATTTAAGCTGGCTGCCTCAGGATCATTTAGATTCCAGTTCTCCGGAGAATGTCTCAGCTGCAGTTTCCTCCCTGATTCCCGTCATAGAACCAGAGCCAGAGCTCATAGTAAACCCCTGGGACATTGTTTTGTGTACTTCAGGAACCCTCATCTCCTGCGAAAATGCCATTGTGGTCCTTATAATTTTCCATAACCCCAGCCTGCGTGCACCCATGTTTCTCCTGATAGGCAGTCTGGCACTCGCAGACCTATTGGCAGGGATTGGATTGatcatcaattttatttttgcctaCCTGCTTCAGTCGGAAGCCACCAAGCTGGTCACGATAGGACTGATTGTCGCCTCTTTCTCAGCCTCTGTCTGCAGCTTGCTGGCTATCACTGTCGATCGTTACCTCTCGCTGTATTATGCTTTGACTTACAATTCCGAAAGGACTGTCACATTTACCTATGTCATGCTTATAATGCTCTGGGGAGCTTCTATCTGTCTCGGACTGCTGCCTGTCATGGGCTGGAACTGCCTAAAAGACGAATCCACTTGCAGTGTGATCAGACCTCTCACTAAGAATAATGCCGCtatcctctctgtctccttccttctcatGTTTGCCCTCATGCTCCAGCTATACATTCAGATCTGTAAGATTGTGATGAGGCACGCCCATCAGATTGCCTTGCAGCACCATTTCCTGGCCACATCGCACTATGTGACCACCCGGAAAGGAGTCTCTACTTTGGCTATCATTTTGGGGACCTTTGCCGCTTGCTGGATGCCTTTCACCCTCTATTCTTTGATAGCAGATTATACCTATCCCTCTATATACACTTATGCTACCCTTCTTCCAGCTACTTACAATTCCATCATCAACCCTGTGATATATGCCTTCCGAAATCAAGAAATACAGAAAGCTCTCTGGCTTATTTGCTGCGGCTGCATCCCTTCCAACCTCTCCCAGAGAGCCAGGTCGCCCAGTGATGTGTGA